TCCTCAGAGtttctctgcatcttccattGGCATTACAGCCTCTGCATCCAGCAAATCAAGTGAGGTCTCCATGAATCAAAGTGAGGAGAATAGTCCAGGCACCTCAGAGGCTGTGCCAGGCACTTCAGAGGCTGTGCCAGGCACCTCAGAGGCTGTGCCAGGTACCTCAGAGGCTGTGCCAGGCACCTCAGAGGCTGTGCCAGATTTCATGAATGTGCCTGTGCATTCCGTAGATAGTAAAGTAGCTGTGTTGGTGAATTTCCTGCTGCTCAAGTATCGAATGAAAGAGCCAGTAACAAAAGCAGATATGCTCCAGGTTATCAACGATTGCGAAGTCCACTTCCCTGAGATCCTCCTGAGAGCTTCTGAGCGCGTAGAGATGCTCTTTGGCCTTGATCTGAAGGAAGTGGATCCCACCAACCACTGCTATGGCATTTTCATTAAATCAGGCCTCACCTATGATGGCATGATGCACGGTGAAGCAGGTGTGCCTAAGACTGGCATCCTGATACTTATCCTGGGTGTGATCTTCATGAAGGGCAACCATGCCACTGAAGAAGAAGTTTGGGAAGTTCTGAATGTGACCGGGCTATATTCTGGGAAGAAGCACTTCATCTTTGGGGAGC
This portion of the Capra hircus breed San Clemente chromosome X unlocalized genomic scaffold, ASM170441v1, whole genome shotgun sequence genome encodes:
- the LOC102187308 gene encoding melanoma-associated antigen B16-like, which translates into the protein MPPIRTKLSKRFKSSRRAQYQSRRASTQSQDLEIAQLSRALEETHLFLCPQMPGNLKAAPGGDKPSSPQGPQSFSASSIGITASASSKSSEVSMNQSEENSPGTSEAVPDFMNVPVHSVDSKVAVLVNFLLLKYRMKEPVTKADMLQVINDCEVHFPEILLRASERVEMLFGLDLKEVDPTNHCYGIFIKSGLTYDGMMHGEAGVPKTGILILILGVIFMKGNHATEEEVWEVLNVTGLYSGKKHFIFGEPKQLITEDFVREGYLEFRQVASADPAQSEFLWGPKAHAETTKMKVLEFIAKVHGTDPSSFPSQYEEALQDEKEKAQARISAKCLYHSKF